The Paenibacillus uliginis N3/975 genome has a window encoding:
- the gcvT gene encoding glycine cleavage system aminomethyltransferase GcvT, with product MSSLQRTPLYPLYSDFPSVRCIDFGGWELPVQFHGIVREHEAVRRQAGLFDVSHMGEFLVTGPNAEVFLQQMVTNDVSRLSVGQAQYAPMCNDNGGTVDDLLVYKLSDNQFMLVVNASNIDKDLQWLKDHLIDGVDLQNISIETALIALQGPEAAAILSKVSDEPVHTLSSFHFIQNADVCGTSVLLSRTGYTGEDGFEIYCPAESASAIWTGLLAAGEPNGLIPAGLGARDTLRFEAKLALYGQELSDTISPLEAGLGYFVKLDKGNFIGRDALALQKNEGVSRKLVGVELIDRGIPRSHYLVYVDDSLIGEITSGTQSPTSKRNLGLALIDSRYAPVGTEVSIEIRGKRLKAIVVKTPFYKKGETL from the coding sequence ATGAGTTCATTGCAACGAACGCCGCTTTACCCGCTTTACTCGGATTTCCCATCCGTCCGCTGCATCGATTTTGGAGGCTGGGAGCTGCCTGTACAGTTTCACGGAATTGTTCGAGAACACGAAGCTGTACGCCGACAAGCCGGTCTGTTCGACGTTTCCCATATGGGTGAATTTCTGGTAACCGGGCCAAACGCCGAGGTTTTTTTGCAGCAAATGGTTACTAATGATGTTTCGCGGTTGTCTGTCGGTCAGGCCCAATATGCTCCTATGTGCAATGATAACGGCGGCACCGTGGACGATCTGCTAGTCTACAAGCTCTCAGATAATCAATTTATGCTAGTTGTGAATGCATCTAACATCGACAAGGATTTACAGTGGTTAAAGGACCATCTCATCGATGGCGTTGACCTTCAAAACATCTCGATAGAAACCGCTCTCATTGCCCTGCAGGGTCCTGAAGCCGCGGCTATTTTATCTAAGGTGAGCGATGAACCTGTTCATACACTGTCATCTTTTCATTTTATTCAAAACGCGGATGTATGCGGTACCTCCGTTCTCCTCTCCCGTACCGGTTACACCGGCGAGGACGGCTTCGAAATATATTGCCCAGCTGAATCTGCTTCGGCCATATGGACAGGGCTGCTCGCTGCCGGCGAGCCGAACGGCCTGATTCCGGCAGGGCTTGGTGCGCGTGATACTCTTCGATTCGAAGCTAAGCTCGCGCTGTACGGCCAAGAACTGTCAGACACCATTTCTCCGCTTGAAGCAGGTCTTGGATACTTCGTAAAGCTGGACAAAGGCAACTTTATTGGACGAGATGCATTAGCTCTGCAAAAGAACGAAGGTGTATCCCGTAAGCTTGTTGGTGTTGAACTAATTGATCGCGGGATCCCCCGCTCTCATTACCTGGTGTATGTGGACGATTCTCTAATCGGTGAAATCACTAGCGGTACGCAGTCACCAACGTCGAAGCGAAATCTCGGCCTTGCACTGATCGACAGCAGATATGCTCCAGTAGGGACTGAGGTTTCGATTGAAATTCGCGGTAAGCGACTTAAAGCGATCGTAGTAAAGACACCATTTTATAAAAAAGGAGAAACCTTATGA